A genomic segment from Sander vitreus isolate 19-12246 chromosome 3, sanVit1, whole genome shotgun sequence encodes:
- the or55e1 gene encoding olfactory receptor 51E2, producing the protein MLEGSLGGNFSHITFVFRGFPELQKHRRLLALPFSASYLTVLLGNCLLVYVIRSMESLHSPMYLLICMLCVVDVLVATAIIPNMLLGLLFDWDEISLAGCLTQMFFTHFLSSLESTLLLAMALDRYVAICQPLRYAKIINSSALAKLLPFALVRSGSIMATLVALAGSLRFCGSDTIKHCYCDHMALVSLACGSTEKNRAAGLAVIVCFVGVDIPLIFLSYMKILSVVLRATADGEERWKAFHTCGTHLIAMMCFYLVGSVTFLSHNLNIPIPTDANTFMGLMYILFPATVNPVIYGVRTKEIRKVFFRIFKVRVK; encoded by the coding sequence ATGTTGGAGGGGTCGCTGGGCGGAAACTTCTCCCACATCACGTTCGTGTTCAGAGGTTTTCCCGAGCTGCAGAAACACCGCCGTCTGCTGGCGCTGCCGTTCTCCGCCTCCTACCTGACGGTGCTGCTGGGAAACTGTCTGCTGGTGTACGTGATCCGCAGCATGGAGAGCCTGCACAGCCCCATGTACCTCCTCATCTGCATGCTGTGCGTCGTCGACGTGCTCGTGGCGACCGCCATCATCCCCAACATGCTCCTTGGCCTCCTCTTCGACTGGGACGAGATCTCGCTGGCCGGCTGCTTGACTCAGATGTTCTTCACTCACTTCCTCTCCTCGCTGGAGTCGACGTTGCTGCTTGCGATGGCACTCGACCGCTACGTGGCCATCTGCCAGCCGTTGCGCTACGCCAAAATCATCAACTCTTCCGCGTTGGCGAAGCTGCTGCCCTTCGCTCTGGTGCGCAGCGGCTCCATCATGGCGACGCTGGTCGCTTTGGCCGGTTCGCTGCGCTTCTGCGGCTCTGACACCATCAAGCACTGCTACTGCGACCACATGGCGCTGGTGAGCCTGGCGTGCGGCAGCACGGAGAAAAACAGAGCGGCAGGACTCGCTGTGATCGTCTGCTTCGTGGGCGTGGACATACCACTCATCTTCCTCTCCTACATGAAGATTTTGAGCGTGGTTTTGCGAGCGACAGCGGACGGCGAGGAACGCTGGAAGGCGTTCCATACATGCGGCACTCACCTTATCGCCATGATGTGTTTCTACCTCGTGGGTAGCGTCACATTCCTCTCGCACAACTTGAACATCCCCATACCGACGGACGCCAACACCTTCATGGGACTCATGTACATTTTGTTCCCGGCGACGGTCAACCCCGTCATCTACGGAGTTCGAACTAAAGAAATTCGGAAGgttttttttaggatttttaAAGTCAGAGTGAAATAA